From a region of the Mytilus galloprovincialis chromosome 3, xbMytGall1.hap1.1, whole genome shotgun sequence genome:
- the LOC143066271 gene encoding uncharacterized protein LOC143066271: MLKLILLSVCVAMACAFYDKGYGGYGPGFGGHGGYTKIIYDGYDGYGKGYGYDGYGKGYGGGINYGYGKGYGGFGGYGGYGNGGFGGYGGYGKGYGGYGGHGGYGKGYGNGGYDGGYGYGNSIGYGSGFVSGKGKIGLYKAKKSSMLKLILLSACVAMACAFYDKGYGGYGPGFGGHGGYSKIIYDGYDGYGKGYGYDGYGKGYGGGINDGYGKGYGGFGGYGGYGYGGFGDYGGYGKGYGGYGGHGGYGKGYGGYGNGGYDSGYGYGNSIGYGSGFVSGKGKIGGGY, translated from the exons ATGCTGAAACTTATCCTGTTGAGTGTATGTGTCGCAATGGCCTGCGCATTCTATGACAAAGGTTATGGTGGATACGGACCAGGATTTGGGGGTCACGGAGGTTACACTAAAATCATTTATGATGGATATGACGGATACGGTAAAGGATATGGATATGACGGGTACGGTAAAGGATACGGAGGAGGAATAAATTATGGATACGGTAAAGGATATGGTGGTTTCGGCGGATACGGTGGATACGGAAATGGAGGATTTGGTGGTTATGGCGGATACGGAAAAGGATATGGAGGATACGGAGGTCATGGTGGATATGGAAAAGGATATGGAAACGGTGGATACGATGGTGGATATGGATATGGAAACAGTATCGGATACGGAAGTGGATTTGTGTCAGGGAAAGGGAAAATAG GACTGTATAAGGCAAAA AAATCCAGTATGTTGAAACTTATCCTGTTGAGTGCATGTGTCGCAATGGCCTGCGCATTCTACGACAAAGGTTATGGTGGATACGGACCAGGATTTGGGGGTCACGGAGGTTACAGTAAAATCATTTATGATGGATATGACGGATACGGTAAAGGATATGGATATGACGGGTACGGTAAAGGATACGGAGGAGGGATAAACGATGGATACGGAAAAGGATATGGTGGTTTCGGCGGATACGGTGGTTACGGATACGGAGGATTTGGTGACTATGGTGGATACGGAAAGGGATATGGAGGATACGGGGGTCATGGTGGATACGGAAAGGGATATGGAGGATATGGAAACGGTGGATACGATAGCGGATATGGATATGGAAACAGTATCGGATACGGAAGTGGATTTGTGTCAGGGAAAGGGAAAATAG GAGGTGGCTACTGA
- the LOC143068195 gene encoding uncharacterized protein LOC143068195: MAKNEKDKQTTAHMTQHRKLKKKQHEPHQKTRGDLRCSGSVSRSCSTCGTNRVAYVITNPTIKIITKMRLAIILILLTLVASGYARFFFYRRPYYRRSYYPSYRSYNYYGGSNNYYKDAGDRNEIWSDA, encoded by the exons atggctaaaaatgaaaaagacaaacaaacaacagcacacatgacacaacatagaaaactaaagaaaaaacaacacgaaccccaccaaaaaactaggggtgatctcaggtgctccggaagtgtaagcagatcctgctccacatgtggcacaaatcgtgttgcttatgtgataacaaatccg ACAATCAAAATTATCACCAAAATGCGATTGGCCATCATTTTGATTCTGTTGACTCTTGTAGCAAGTGGATATGCAAGATTCTTTT tttacCGTAGACCATATTACCGACGGAGTTACTACCCTTCTTACAGATCATATAATTATTATGGTGGATCAAACAACTACTACAAGGACGCCGGAG atcgCAACGAAATTTGGTCTGATGCATAG
- the LOC143068197 gene encoding uncharacterized protein LOC143068197 isoform X1 — protein MLRFVALALCASMAFGFGYGGGYGGGFDDGYDGGFGGGYGGGIQIGGYGIGGGQGFGKGYGGQGYGIGGGQGWGKGYGGQGYGIGGGQGWGKGYGIGGGQGFGKGYGGQGYGIGGGQGYGIGGGLGYGIGGGYGHGIGGGFGGISGGISIGKGKYAQY, from the exons ATGCTTAGATTCGTCGCTCTTGCTCTCTGTGCCTCAATGGCTTTCGGTTTTGGATACGGAGGTGGATATGGCGGTGGATTTGACGATGGATATGATGGTGGATTCGGCGGTGGATATGGCGGCGGTATCCAAATCGGTGGATACGGTATCGGAGGTGGACAAGGATTCGGAAAAGGATACGGTGGACAAGGATACGGTATCGGAGGTGGTCAAGGATGGGGAAAAGGATACGGTGGACAAGGATACGGTATCGGAGGTGGTCAAGGATGGGGTAAAGGATACGGTATCGGAGGTGGTCAAGGATTCGGAAAAGGATACGGTGGGCAAGGATACGGTATCGGAGGTGGACAAGGATACGGTATCGGAGGTGGACTAGGATACGGTATCGGAGGTGGATACGGACACGGTATCGGAGGTGGATTCGGTGGTATCAGCGGTGGTATCAGCATTGGAAAAGGAAAATATG ctcAGTATTGA
- the LOC143068197 gene encoding uncharacterized protein LOC143068197 isoform X2 produces the protein MLRFVALALCASMAFGFGYGGGYGGGFDDGYDGGFGGGYGGGIQIGGYGIGGGQGFGKGYGGQGYGIGGGQGWGKGYGGQGYGIGGGQGWGKGYGGQGYGIGGGLGYGIGGGYGHGIGGGFGGISGGISIGKGKYAQY, from the exons ATGCTTAGATTCGTCGCTCTTGCTCTCTGTGCCTCAATGGCTTTCGGTTTTGGATACGGAGGTGGATATGGCGGTGGATTTGACGATGGATATGATGGTGGATTCGGCGGTGGATATGGCGGCGGTATCCAAATCGGTGGATACGGTATCGGAGGTGGACAAGGATTCGGAAAAGGATACGGTGGACAAGGATACGGTATCGGAGGTGGTCAAGGATGGGGAAAAGGATACGGTGGACAAGGATACGGTATCGGAGGTGGTCAAGGATGGGGTAAAGGATACG GTGGACAAGGATACGGTATCGGAGGTGGACTAGGATACGGTATCGGAGGTGGATACGGACACGGTATCGGAGGTGGATTCGGTGGTATCAGCGGTGGTATCAGCATTGGAAAAGGAAAATATG ctcAGTATTGA